The Chroicocephalus ridibundus chromosome 2, bChrRid1.1, whole genome shotgun sequence genome includes a region encoding these proteins:
- the RGS20 gene encoding regulator of G-protein signaling 20 isoform X4 gives MGSERMEMRKRQMSTTQETPGAAQAQHSTGNRGSNACCFCWCCCCSCSCLTVRNQDEERARRTSHELQTEGIPNCEESPAPTLEEVNAWAQSFDKLMLTPAGRNAFREFLRTEFSEENMLFWMACEELKQESNKSVIEEKARLIYEDYISILSPKEVSLDSRVREVINRNMLEPSQHTFDDAQLQIYTLMHRDSYPRFMNSAIYKDLLRSLSEKSIEA, from the exons ATGGGATCAGAGCGGATGGAGATGCGCAAGCGGCAGATGTCTACGACCCAGGAGACCCCAGGCGCTGCACaggctcagcacagcacaggaaaTCGCGGGTCCAACGCCTGCTGCTTTTGTTggtgctgttgctgcagctgctcaTG TCTTACTGTTAGAAATCAAGACGAAGAGAGAGCAAGGAGAACATCGCACGAACTCCAAACAGAGGGTATTCCAAACTGCGAGGAAAG ccCTGCTCCTACTCTTGAAGAAGTAAATGCCTGGGCTCAATCATTTGACAAGTTGATGCTTACTCCAGCTGGCAGAAATGCTTTTCGTGAATTTCTACGAACAGAATTCAGTGaggaaaacatgcttttctgGATGGCCTGCGAGGAACTAAAACAAGAATCCAACAAAAGtgtcattgaagaaaaagcaagactaaTTTATGAAGATTATATTTCTATCCTTTCTCCAAAGGAG GTCAGTCTGGACTCCAGAGTAAGAGAAGTTATTAACCGAAATATGCTGGAACCCTCACAACACACCTTCGATGACGCACAGCTTCAAATTTATACCTTAATGCACAGAGACTCCTACCCACGGTTTATGAACTCTGCTATTTATAAGGACTTGCTTCGGTCCTTGTCTGAAAAATCCATTGAAGCatag
- the RGS20 gene encoding regulator of G-protein signaling 20 isoform X3: MGEPMGSERMEMRKRQMSTTQETPGAAQAQHSTGNRGSNACCFCWCCCCSCSCLTVRNQDEERARRTSHELQTEGIPNCEESPAPTLEEVNAWAQSFDKLMLTPAGRNAFREFLRTEFSEENMLFWMACEELKQESNKSVIEEKARLIYEDYISILSPKEVSLDSRVREVINRNMLEPSQHTFDDAQLQIYTLMHRDSYPRFMNSAIYKDLLRSLSEKSIEA, encoded by the exons CCCATGGGATCAGAGCGGATGGAGATGCGCAAGCGGCAGATGTCTACGACCCAGGAGACCCCAGGCGCTGCACaggctcagcacagcacaggaaaTCGCGGGTCCAACGCCTGCTGCTTTTGTTggtgctgttgctgcagctgctcaTG TCTTACTGTTAGAAATCAAGACGAAGAGAGAGCAAGGAGAACATCGCACGAACTCCAAACAGAGGGTATTCCAAACTGCGAGGAAAG ccCTGCTCCTACTCTTGAAGAAGTAAATGCCTGGGCTCAATCATTTGACAAGTTGATGCTTACTCCAGCTGGCAGAAATGCTTTTCGTGAATTTCTACGAACAGAATTCAGTGaggaaaacatgcttttctgGATGGCCTGCGAGGAACTAAAACAAGAATCCAACAAAAGtgtcattgaagaaaaagcaagactaaTTTATGAAGATTATATTTCTATCCTTTCTCCAAAGGAG GTCAGTCTGGACTCCAGAGTAAGAGAAGTTATTAACCGAAATATGCTGGAACCCTCACAACACACCTTCGATGACGCACAGCTTCAAATTTATACCTTAATGCACAGAGACTCCTACCCACGGTTTATGAACTCTGCTATTTATAAGGACTTGCTTCGGTCCTTGTCTGAAAAATCCATTGAAGCatag